TGCGGAATTTCTTGGACGCGAATCGGCTGAAAAGTTCCTGCGCCGACATGCAGCGTCACAGGCACGATCTCGATCCCGCGTTGCCGCAACCCGACAAGCAGTTCTTCGGTAAAATGCAGGCCAGCCGTGGGCGCGGCAACCGCACCGACCTGGCGAGCATAGACGGTTTGATAACGCTCGCGGTCTTCTACTTTTCCTCCGTCTGCACGCTTGATGTACGGAGGAAGCGGCATCTCACCTATTTTCTCCAACAATCCATGGAATTCGCCGTGAAAAGAAAATCGCAACACGCCCCGCCCTTCACGCGGGGCTTCTATCCACTCTCCGCTTACTCCTAAAGGAAAGCGTAGCCGTGCGCCGGCACGAATGCTCTGCCCGCCTTTGCACAGCACTTCCCAGCATTCGCCGCTCCCTTCGGTACGATGGAGCAACAAGATTTCAACGATGCCGCCGGTGTCTTTGCGTCCCCGCAAGCGTGCAGGAAATACTTTGGTATCGTTGAGAACGAGAAGCGAATCGGGGGGAAGCAACTGGCCAAGATCCGAGAAGTGCACGTGTCGGAGACCGCCACTGCTGCGGTCCACAACTAACAATCGGGAGCTGCTGCGCTCCGACGCTGGTTCTTGAGCAATGAGTTCAGGGGGAAGGTGGTAATCGAAATCGGAAAGAAGCATAGGCAAAAGGAACGAGTAGTCTGTCAGTTTGAATGTGAGAGGCTGTCATTCCGAACCAGAACGAAGTGAAGGTGAGGAATCTCGTGTTGGCCCTACCTTCTTGAGATTCCTCGTCGCTCCGCTTCTCGGAATGACATCCATCAAAATTGCCTGGACGAAGTACTACGTCGTGGTTTTCTTTGCCGCTTGTAGGAATGGGGTGAGCATATCGATCGGCACGGGGAACAGGATGGTCGAACTGTTCTCCGCTGCTATCTCGGACAAGGTTTGCAGGTAGCGCAACTGCAATGCGACCGGGTGTTCTTCAATGATTTTCGAGGCATCCGCCAAGCGCTGGGCGGCCTGAAATTCGCCTTCGGCGTTAATAATTTTCGCGCGGCGCTCGCGTTCGGCTTCGGCTTGCTTGGCTAGCGCGCGCTGCATCTCCTGCGGCAGGTCGATGTGTTTGACTTCGACGAGCGACACCTTGATGCCCCACGGGTCGGTTTGCGAATCGAGAATTTCTTGCAGATGGGAGTTAATCTTTTCCCGTTCCGCCAGCAAGTCATCCAGCTCCGCCTGCCCACAGACGCTGCGTAACGTGGTTTGCGCCAACTGCGAGGTGGCGAACAAATAATTCTCGATCTCCACGATCGCCCTGTTGGGGTCGATCACGCGAAAGTACAGCACGGCATTCACTTTCACCGACACGTTATCGCGCGTGATGACGTCCTGAGGAGGGACATCCATGGTGATGGTGCGCAGATCGATGCGCACCATGCGTTCGATGAACGGCAACACCAGAATCACGCCTGGACCACGATGCGCCTGCAACCGTCCCAGACGGAAGATCACCCCACGCTCATATTCGGACAGCACTTTGAGACTGGTCAGGACAATAACGATCACGAATAGCAGGGTGATTCCCAATGGCCCGAGTCCCAGCATGACACAACCTCCTCTTCTCGCGGTTACACGGTCGCTTTTTGCACGCGCAACACCATGTGGCGCATGCTCACGACACGCACTTTCTGCCCGACTTCAACTTCTTCCTCGCTTTCCGCTGTCCAGTATTCGCCGTGCACCCACACGCGCCCCCGCGGCGCGAGTCGCTCGCGCACTTCACCGATCTCGCCAATGAGCCCTTCTTGCCCCGAGGTCGGACGT
Above is a window of Deltaproteobacteria bacterium DNA encoding:
- the queA gene encoding tRNA preQ1(34) S-adenosylmethionine ribosyltransferase-isomerase QueA encodes the protein MLLSDFDYHLPPELIAQEPASERSSSRLLVVDRSSGGLRHVHFSDLGQLLPPDSLLVLNDTKVFPARLRGRKDTGGIVEILLLHRTEGSGECWEVLCKGGQSIRAGARLRFPLGVSGEWIEAPREGRGVLRFSFHGEFHGLLEKIGEMPLPPYIKRADGGKVEDRERYQTVYARQVGAVAAPTAGLHFTEELLVGLRQRGIEIVPVTLHVGAGTFQPIRVQEIPHHQMEEEEYQLSAQAVERIIAAKQAGRKIIAVGTTTTRALESAATELGLLQAGCRRTSLFIYPGYRFKIIDGLITNFHLPQSTLLLLVAAFAGRELILNAYAEAAAQRYRFYSYGDAMVLM
- a CDS encoding slipin family protein; translated protein: MLGLGPLGITLLFVIVIVLTSLKVLSEYERGVIFRLGRLQAHRGPGVILVLPFIERMVRIDLRTITMDVPPQDVITRDNVSVKVNAVLYFRVIDPNRAIVEIENYLFATSQLAQTTLRSVCGQAELDDLLAEREKINSHLQEILDSQTDPWGIKVSLVEVKHIDLPQEMQRALAKQAEAERERRAKIINAEGEFQAAQRLADASKIIEEHPVALQLRYLQTLSEIAAENSSTILFPVPIDMLTPFLQAAKKTTT